The following coding sequences are from one Desulfosporosinus orientis DSM 765 window:
- a CDS encoding electron transfer flavoprotein subunit beta/FixA family protein has protein sequence MNFVVCLKQVPDSSEVRIDPATNTLMREGVPSIINPYDAHGLEEAIRLKEKVGGKVTIVCMGPPQAKEALKKAMTYGADRAILLSDRAFGGSDSLATAYILSMALQKIHETEPIDLVFAGKEAIDGDTAQTGPGIAQRLGFPQLTYVIKIREFTETSVTVERKTESGRQIVQAQLPALLTVEKELNDLRYASLPNMMKAAAYEPEVWDVKSLPFDLKQMGLKGSPTSVSRIFAPPGRSGGELFDAMQDPKAIAASVVQKMFQQNIIMVNPHVKGGRS, from the coding sequence GTGAACTTCGTGGTCTGCTTAAAACAAGTCCCAGATTCTTCTGAAGTTCGAATCGATCCGGCTACTAATACACTTATGCGAGAGGGAGTCCCATCAATCATCAACCCCTATGATGCACATGGTCTTGAAGAAGCAATTCGCCTTAAAGAAAAAGTAGGTGGAAAGGTGACCATTGTCTGCATGGGACCTCCCCAGGCCAAAGAAGCCCTGAAGAAAGCCATGACCTATGGTGCTGACCGGGCAATTCTGCTGAGTGACAGGGCATTCGGAGGTTCAGATTCCTTAGCCACAGCCTATATCCTTTCTATGGCTTTGCAAAAAATCCATGAAACGGAACCCATCGATTTAGTTTTTGCCGGCAAAGAAGCGATTGATGGAGATACCGCCCAAACGGGACCTGGTATCGCTCAACGCCTGGGATTCCCTCAATTGACTTATGTTATTAAAATAAGAGAATTTACGGAAACCTCTGTAACCGTTGAACGTAAGACAGAGAGCGGTCGTCAAATTGTGCAAGCTCAATTACCAGCCTTACTTACCGTAGAGAAAGAGCTCAATGATTTGCGCTACGCATCTCTCCCGAATATGATGAAAGCTGCTGCTTATGAACCGGAAGTATGGGATGTGAAGTCTCTTCCTTTCGATCTCAAGCAAATGGGTCTAAAAGGTTCTCCCACAAGTGTTTCAAGAATTTTTGCTCCCCCCGGACGCAGCGGCGGAGAACTATTTGATGCTATGCAAGATCCTAAGGCAATAGCTGCCTCTGTAGTACAAAAGATGTTTCAACAGAATATTATCATGGTTAATCCTCATGTGAAGGGAGGGAGGAGCTAA
- a CDS encoding phosphodiester glycosidase family protein, with translation MKRKSKIRMRRIFVFIFFNIIFAAILVPFVLFWGPFESLKIVAVGAVATSRHPQVVEAFLSQEEISRIMNSNNSQGFGSGQALGRTEVVTDKTAGITIEDIQGRSFKGKVMLIKDPKRVKLAVTKEIGVTGERVSDLVKDMGAIAGINAGGFYDPNGKGNGAFPDGITMHDGKIVHNNVGNKAVNIVGFDDEGKLVLGKMTADELIKKNMQEVVTFEPNLIVDGKPAVVGDGGWGIAPRTGIGQRADGTVIFVVIDGRQPTWSIGATLRDLMNVFEDYDAVNAVNLDGGSSSELVYDGKVMNKLWNIFGERYIPTAFVVTP, from the coding sequence ATGAAAAGAAAAAGTAAGATTCGAATGCGCAGGATATTTGTGTTTATTTTCTTTAATATAATTTTTGCAGCAATTCTGGTTCCATTTGTTTTATTTTGGGGACCTTTTGAATCTCTAAAAATCGTTGCCGTTGGGGCAGTTGCAACTTCAAGACATCCCCAGGTAGTAGAAGCATTCCTTTCCCAAGAAGAGATCAGCCGGATTATGAATTCCAATAATTCACAAGGTTTTGGCAGCGGACAAGCTTTAGGCCGCACTGAAGTGGTCACTGACAAGACAGCGGGGATTACCATTGAAGATATTCAAGGCCGGAGCTTTAAAGGTAAAGTCATGCTGATTAAAGATCCTAAACGAGTAAAATTAGCCGTTACCAAAGAGATTGGAGTTACCGGAGAACGGGTTAGTGACCTGGTTAAAGATATGGGTGCAATTGCCGGGATTAATGCAGGGGGATTTTATGATCCCAATGGGAAGGGCAATGGAGCATTTCCTGATGGTATAACAATGCATGATGGAAAAATAGTTCATAATAATGTTGGCAATAAGGCCGTTAACATTGTGGGATTTGATGATGAAGGGAAATTGGTCCTTGGTAAAATGACAGCGGATGAACTTATCAAAAAAAATATGCAGGAAGTTGTTACCTTTGAACCTAATTTAATTGTCGATGGCAAACCGGCCGTTGTTGGTGATGGAGGATGGGGGATTGCTCCCCGAACAGGTATAGGTCAAAGAGCTGATGGGACGGTCATTTTTGTCGTTATTGATGGACGTCAGCCTACTTGGAGTATTGGAGCTACATTACGCGACCTTATGAATGTCTTTGAAGATTATGATGCTGTTAACGCAGTTAATTTAGATGGTGGATCCTCTTCTGAACTCGTCTATGACGGGAAAGTTATGAATAAACTTTGGAACATTTTTGGCGAACGGTATATTCCAACAGCCTTTGTAGTTACCCCTTAA
- the trxB gene encoding thioredoxin-disulfide reductase has product MYDVIIVGAGPAGLTSGIYTARGGLKTAIVELAMPGGQAASTENIENYPGFPNGVNGYELMNSFHQQALSFGVEFIFEEVTKFDLKEDVKRVHTTGQVLEARSIIIAAGSKPRPLGVPGENKFHGSGVSYCATCDGAFFRGKKVVVVGGGDAAIEEGSYLTRFADEVTLVHRRTGFRASQIALNRAKENPKIKFELNAVVEEILGSAQVEGVRIKDVLTGMTREIPADGVFIYVGTDPNAQFLHGELETDERGYILTNALLQTNIEGVYAAGDIRNTPLRQVATAVGDGALAAVEIVKYLAEK; this is encoded by the coding sequence ATGTATGACGTTATTATTGTAGGTGCAGGGCCAGCGGGTCTTACTTCGGGAATTTATACTGCTCGAGGAGGGCTAAAGACAGCAATCGTAGAGTTAGCAATGCCGGGAGGGCAGGCAGCATCGACTGAAAACATTGAGAACTATCCTGGTTTTCCTAACGGGGTCAATGGATACGAACTTATGAATTCATTTCATCAACAAGCCTTGAGTTTCGGTGTTGAGTTTATTTTTGAGGAAGTTACTAAATTTGATCTTAAAGAGGATGTTAAGAGAGTTCATACCACAGGCCAAGTTCTTGAGGCTCGTTCGATCATTATTGCTGCAGGTTCAAAGCCGAGGCCGTTGGGAGTTCCCGGTGAGAATAAATTTCACGGCAGCGGCGTATCCTATTGTGCAACCTGTGACGGAGCTTTTTTCAGAGGAAAAAAGGTTGTTGTTGTCGGCGGGGGAGACGCAGCTATCGAAGAAGGAAGCTATTTGACAAGATTTGCGGATGAAGTAACTCTGGTTCATCGCAGAACTGGGTTTCGAGCTTCGCAAATTGCCTTGAATCGAGCCAAAGAAAATCCAAAAATCAAATTTGAATTAAACGCTGTCGTAGAAGAGATTCTTGGTTCCGCTCAAGTTGAAGGAGTTCGCATAAAGGATGTACTCACGGGAATGACACGGGAAATTCCAGCTGATGGGGTCTTTATTTATGTAGGCACAGATCCTAATGCACAATTTCTTCATGGTGAGCTTGAAACAGATGAGCGCGGGTATATACTGACGAACGCTTTATTACAGACGAATATCGAGGGAGTATATGCTGCCGGGGATATTCGCAATACGCCTCTGCGTCAAGTTGCCACTGCAGTGGGAGATGGAGCTCTAGCTGCCGTTGAGATTGTAAAGTATTTAGCAGAGAAATAA
- a CDS encoding HD domain-containing protein — protein MDLRKELIQIVEKSGALSAWGVKHCFRVYHLSKELSSHLSLDDEVLYTSAMLHDTGKYPVYALKNIDHALRSKGVAANLLQQMMFPPEKIPLVLDAIENHMYYSEPGKSDEAIYLRESDILDNLGNIGLMRLFSLVGQDELIQTPEDAIERARLLADALPDKVVTRAGKRLAVKRREETLRFLAGIKRQSLEFAWL, from the coding sequence ATGGATTTGAGAAAAGAACTTATTCAAATAGTCGAAAAATCAGGAGCCCTCTCTGCTTGGGGAGTTAAGCATTGCTTTAGAGTATACCACTTATCAAAAGAACTTTCGAGTCATTTATCTTTAGATGATGAAGTTCTCTATACTTCGGCAATGCTGCATGATACAGGGAAATATCCAGTTTATGCCTTAAAAAATATTGATCATGCTTTACGATCAAAAGGAGTAGCCGCCAATCTACTCCAACAAATGATGTTTCCTCCTGAAAAAATCCCCCTGGTTCTGGACGCTATTGAAAATCACATGTACTACTCAGAACCGGGAAAAAGCGATGAAGCCATCTACCTGCGAGAATCAGATATTCTCGATAATCTAGGTAATATTGGCCTAATGCGTTTATTTAGTTTAGTTGGGCAAGATGAATTAATTCAAACACCGGAAGATGCCATCGAACGTGCCCGCCTCTTGGCAGACGCACTTCCTGACAAAGTTGTTACTAGAGCCGGCAAACGCTTAGCAGTTAAACGCCGGGAAGAAACCCTTCGGTTTCTAGCCGGCATCAAGCGTCAATCTTTAGAGTTTGCTTGGCTGTAA
- a CDS encoding DnaD domain protein: MNKVNVYGSFTQALFFSGVVSIPKYLLTHYTKIGISNMEMMVLIQILCDSETNPYPSSAAIAERMSASPTDIEELLGSLVERKLLSIERHWNPIELKWGNSYSFVGLIEELAELWAIERSQQLEEERALKQTGAVSSNLSSSVNPALENLVQTFEQELGRPLTRLECENIDRWLSVHYSQELIIEALRRGVSAGIRNFRYLDSILREWEKKGLRTRAEVEAEDVYFQARQEKKTSKGKSKGPKTSPSKYENFYL, translated from the coding sequence ATGAATAAAGTAAATGTTTATGGGAGCTTTACACAGGCTCTTTTCTTTTCTGGTGTGGTTTCCATTCCAAAATATTTATTAACCCATTATACAAAAATTGGAATTAGCAATATGGAAATGATGGTGTTGATTCAGATACTCTGTGATTCCGAGACAAATCCATACCCTTCCAGTGCGGCAATAGCAGAGCGAATGAGTGCTTCACCTACAGATATCGAAGAACTACTGGGCAGTTTAGTTGAAAGAAAGCTCTTATCCATTGAAAGACATTGGAATCCAATAGAGTTAAAGTGGGGGAATAGCTACAGTTTCGTTGGCCTGATCGAGGAATTAGCCGAATTATGGGCTATTGAGCGCTCTCAGCAATTAGAAGAAGAACGTGCTTTGAAACAAACAGGGGCAGTCTCTAGTAACCTCTCTTCGTCAGTTAACCCAGCTTTAGAAAACTTAGTGCAGACTTTTGAACAAGAGTTGGGACGGCCGCTCACACGCTTAGAGTGTGAAAATATTGATCGCTGGCTGTCGGTCCATTATTCTCAAGAACTCATTATAGAAGCTTTAAGGAGAGGGGTTAGCGCTGGGATTCGAAACTTTCGCTATTTAGACTCAATTTTACGAGAGTGGGAAAAAAAGGGGCTGCGTACCAGAGCAGAGGTTGAAGCTGAGGATGTCTATTTCCAAGCCCGGCAGGAAAAAAAGACGTCGAAGGGTAAAAGTAAAGGCCCAAAAACATCGCCTAGCAAATATGAAAACTTCTATCTTTAA
- a CDS encoding OsmC family protein produces the protein MKVSVRHIKGLHFQGEGSSKVLINIDASVTAGGTGHGVSPMELLLMSIAGCSGMDIVTILEKMDVKFRRFETTVEGERASDHPRVFRDIEIVYKFWGEGLTKEKIERAVQLSIEKYCSVANMIDKAADLTYRIEINS, from the coding sequence ATGAAAGTCTCTGTTCGCCATATTAAAGGTTTGCATTTTCAAGGAGAAGGTAGTTCGAAAGTTTTAATCAATATTGATGCTAGTGTTACTGCCGGAGGAACAGGGCATGGAGTCAGTCCAATGGAGTTATTGCTAATGTCTATTGCGGGATGCAGCGGAATGGATATTGTTACAATACTTGAGAAAATGGATGTAAAATTTCGACGGTTTGAAACTACAGTAGAAGGTGAACGAGCCAGTGATCACCCTCGAGTATTTAGGGACATCGAAATTGTATATAAATTTTGGGGTGAAGGTCTTACTAAGGAAAAGATTGAACGTGCTGTCCAGCTTTCCATCGAAAAATATTGTAGTGTTGCGAATATGATTGACAAAGCCGCCGACCTGACTTATCGAATTGAAATTAATTCCTAA
- a CDS encoding electron transfer flavoprotein subunit alpha: MTVAIDKTKCIGCGACVMECPVEALDLVDGVAVVDPKKCNDNGKCALVCPTNAITPAKANENLDPEAGSKFEIKDQPDSVKDYAQGNDKKTIRAQAAPIAGGDVWSGVWVIIEYSNGKIAPVSWELLGEGRKLADAIGCGLCGVIAGNQVDSVIPEAFAHGAEKVYVIDDPILQDYRTEPYAEAITNVVKKYQPEIILMGATSMGRDVFPAIATRLQTGLTADCTVLGIDPETKLLQQTRPAFGGNIMATILCRTSRPQMATVRPRVMAMPERVEGRVGEIIREEIAFEESDFHTKVLEFINMDAKSAFLDKAEIIVAVGLGLAAKRNLVIAEELAEVLGATIAGTRGAVEAGWLNHDQQVGQSGVTVRPKVYIAIGISGAIQHLVGMETSDFIIAINNDPEAAILKVANYGIVGDLFQVVPAMTAEFKKRLQHGVAN, from the coding sequence ATGACCGTTGCAATTGATAAGACAAAATGTATCGGCTGCGGAGCTTGTGTCATGGAATGCCCTGTTGAAGCTCTTGACCTTGTTGATGGAGTTGCCGTGGTTGATCCTAAAAAATGTAATGACAACGGCAAATGTGCTCTTGTTTGCCCAACAAATGCAATAACCCCTGCCAAAGCTAATGAAAATCTGGATCCCGAAGCAGGCTCTAAATTTGAGATCAAAGATCAGCCTGATTCAGTTAAAGATTATGCCCAAGGCAATGACAAAAAGACCATTCGAGCTCAAGCTGCACCTATTGCCGGCGGAGATGTCTGGAGTGGTGTTTGGGTAATTATCGAGTACAGCAACGGCAAAATTGCTCCTGTATCCTGGGAATTGCTTGGAGAAGGCCGAAAATTAGCAGATGCCATAGGCTGTGGTCTCTGCGGAGTCATCGCCGGTAATCAAGTGGACAGTGTTATACCAGAAGCCTTTGCTCATGGGGCAGAGAAGGTCTACGTCATCGATGATCCTATTCTTCAAGATTATCGGACAGAACCCTATGCTGAGGCAATTACAAATGTCGTGAAAAAATACCAACCTGAGATTATACTCATGGGTGCGACGTCTATGGGTCGAGATGTCTTTCCAGCCATTGCCACCAGGCTGCAAACGGGATTAACCGCAGATTGTACAGTACTCGGCATTGATCCTGAAACGAAACTACTGCAGCAAACTCGTCCGGCCTTTGGCGGAAATATTATGGCTACAATCCTTTGCCGTACAAGTCGCCCGCAAATGGCAACGGTTCGGCCGAGAGTTATGGCTATGCCTGAACGAGTTGAAGGCCGGGTCGGAGAAATCATTCGTGAGGAAATCGCTTTTGAGGAAAGTGATTTCCATACAAAAGTTCTTGAGTTCATCAATATGGATGCTAAAAGTGCTTTCTTGGATAAAGCTGAAATCATTGTGGCCGTTGGTTTAGGTCTGGCGGCTAAAAGAAACTTAGTCATAGCTGAAGAGCTGGCGGAGGTTTTAGGAGCTACCATAGCGGGAACTCGCGGAGCAGTGGAAGCAGGCTGGCTGAACCATGATCAGCAAGTCGGACAGTCCGGTGTAACCGTGCGGCCCAAAGTCTATATTGCCATTGGTATTTCCGGGGCTATCCAACATTTAGTTGGCATGGAGACATCTGACTTTATTATCGCCATTAACAATGACCCTGAGGCTGCCATTTTAAAGGTAGCAAACTATGGTATCGTCGGAGACCTTTTTCAAGTAGTTCCTGCAATGACTGCAGAGTTTAAGAAACGTCTACAGCATGGCGTGGCAAATTAA
- a CDS encoding phosphatase, translating into MEIVVDLHTHTISSGHAYSTLADNALAASRRGIKLLGMTDHGPSMPGAPHLYHFGNLEILPEELHGVTILPGVEANITSHEGELDIPIRYLARMKVVLVGLHEICYPGGTTEENTQAYINAMKNPFTDMMVHPGRPQFELDLERIAYTSAELSIPVEINNSSLSSEKKGAWGNCRRFARYMLQYQGPIILGSDAHFSDLVGGFDHALSLVHEVGIKENQILNTSAERVLDYLATRRKNRPSILEA; encoded by the coding sequence ATGGAAATAGTAGTTGATTTACATACACACACGATTTCGAGTGGACATGCATACAGCACTTTGGCAGATAACGCTCTTGCAGCTTCCCGCAGGGGAATTAAGTTACTGGGGATGACTGATCATGGCCCCTCTATGCCTGGGGCACCGCATCTCTATCATTTCGGCAACTTAGAAATCCTCCCGGAAGAGCTACATGGCGTGACAATATTACCGGGGGTTGAAGCAAATATAACCAGTCATGAAGGTGAATTGGATATCCCTATACGCTATTTAGCGAGGATGAAAGTTGTATTGGTAGGACTGCATGAAATTTGTTACCCGGGAGGTACTACAGAAGAAAATACCCAAGCATATATTAATGCGATGAAAAATCCTTTTACAGATATGATGGTTCATCCGGGACGACCGCAGTTTGAGTTGGATCTTGAACGTATTGCCTATACGTCTGCTGAATTAAGTATTCCAGTAGAAATTAACAATAGCTCCCTATCCAGTGAGAAAAAGGGGGCGTGGGGCAACTGTCGTCGTTTTGCCCGTTATATGCTCCAATATCAGGGACCGATTATACTGGGAAGCGATGCTCATTTTTCAGATCTGGTCGGAGGGTTTGACCATGCACTTTCTTTAGTGCATGAGGTAGGAATTAAAGAAAATCAAATTCTCAATACTTCTGCAGAGCGTGTTTTAGATTACCTAGCCACTCGCCGCAAAAATCGCCCGAGTATTTTAGAAGCCTAA
- a CDS encoding UPF0182 family protein → MYRIYKILIAIIIVVALLTATSGMFEDWLWFSDLGYSQLFWTPFLSKLLFQAVNGTILFLFIAGTLLSVRHAIITFVNQRMRLRLHLVQDMNRPALNLSNRKATIWLLIISAMVSIGISFVAGFKGWLDILSFTHASDFGQIDPIFGKDLSFYFFKLPFLNTIFNAFFGPLFLLTLFTVIFYVVTGVIRFNSKKLWQNGAITMGSDCRRHIAFLICILFALKAFGYYLDIYKLVYSTHGHVVGAGFTDLNATLPALKVLIVLCVIGFILALISFPFQDSRLLTVPIALNFIVGILIYSIFPTLIQSFIVLPNELNKEKPYISNEIQLTRFGYGLDAIKEVEYPGNTPITIDALNQDLGTINNIRLNDARPLLQTYNQKQGIRLYYKFNDIDIDRYTINGESRQVMIGPREISTPDLDPKAMTFVNMRFKYTHGFGASASFANAVTAEGLPSFAIKDVPPITDFPQFKMTEPRIYYGELTNDWVVANTTAKEFDYPQGNSNAENSYKGKTGIPFTPFNKLMLSLRHATPRFYLSSEVTPTSKMLIYRNITERVQKLAPFLTYDTDPYMVIDSGRIKWIIDAYTTSNALPYSHVYPDQDFNYIRNSVKVVIDAYDGTVDFYAVDPNDPILKTYMKIFPGVFKDQSALPPSLVAHLRYPETLFSIQSNMLENFHMTNASVFYNKEDAWNIAQELFDQEPQNVAPYYTIMKIPGEDKPEFVLMLPFTPASSATNTRNNMIAWMAARMDGEHYGELVLYKLPKNFEIDGPLQIESRIDQDPGISEQLSLWDQKGSRVIRGNLLALPIGGNFLYVEPIYLQSDKGGSIPEMKRVILAYQDRLVMTENLGAALTQLFGDGAPQPTTPGQSTTSTPPVTQNETQVNQGTINITSVLDQMNQIRELLDNLEAQLKGLQVQEQTSPENSAENSTIANQ, encoded by the coding sequence TTGTACCGTATTTACAAAATTCTCATTGCCATAATTATAGTTGTTGCCTTACTCACAGCAACCAGCGGAATGTTCGAAGACTGGCTTTGGTTTAGTGATCTTGGCTATTCTCAACTATTCTGGACACCGTTTTTAAGCAAGCTGCTTTTCCAAGCTGTCAATGGCACGATTTTATTTCTTTTTATTGCCGGAACTTTACTATCCGTCCGCCACGCCATTATAACCTTCGTTAATCAACGCATGCGGCTCCGCTTACATTTAGTTCAGGATATGAACCGCCCTGCCTTAAACCTTAGCAACCGTAAAGCAACCATTTGGTTATTAATCATCTCGGCAATGGTTAGTATCGGCATTAGTTTTGTCGCAGGCTTTAAAGGGTGGTTAGATATTCTATCCTTTACCCATGCTTCGGACTTTGGCCAAATCGATCCGATTTTCGGCAAGGACTTGTCCTTTTATTTCTTTAAGCTTCCCTTCTTGAATACCATTTTCAATGCCTTTTTTGGTCCACTGTTTTTACTCACCTTATTCACCGTAATTTTTTATGTGGTAACCGGTGTCATTCGCTTTAACTCCAAAAAACTTTGGCAAAATGGAGCTATCACCATGGGATCAGACTGCCGAAGACATATTGCCTTTTTAATTTGTATTCTTTTTGCTTTAAAAGCTTTTGGTTACTACTTGGACATCTATAAATTGGTATATTCAACCCATGGCCATGTCGTCGGAGCAGGGTTTACAGACTTAAATGCTACGCTCCCAGCTCTTAAAGTTTTGATTGTCCTGTGTGTAATTGGTTTTATCCTGGCTCTAATTTCATTCCCTTTCCAAGATTCACGCTTATTAACTGTACCTATTGCCCTCAACTTTATTGTAGGAATCTTAATTTATAGCATTTTCCCAACACTCATTCAATCTTTTATAGTCCTTCCAAACGAATTAAATAAAGAAAAGCCTTATATAAGCAACGAGATTCAACTTACCCGCTTTGGATATGGTTTAGATGCTATTAAGGAAGTAGAATACCCAGGTAATACGCCTATTACCATAGATGCTCTAAACCAAGATCTCGGAACCATTAATAATATACGCCTTAATGATGCCCGTCCTTTGCTGCAAACCTATAATCAAAAACAAGGCATTCGGCTCTATTATAAATTTAACGATATTGACATCGACCGCTATACCATTAATGGCGAATCTCGTCAAGTCATGATTGGTCCCCGGGAAATCTCGACACCTGATTTAGACCCTAAAGCAATGACCTTTGTCAATATGCGCTTTAAATATACCCACGGTTTTGGTGCGTCTGCTTCCTTTGCCAACGCAGTAACTGCAGAAGGGCTCCCTTCCTTTGCCATCAAAGATGTCCCTCCCATTACTGATTTTCCGCAGTTTAAGATGACCGAGCCGAGAATTTATTACGGAGAACTTACGAATGACTGGGTGGTTGCCAACACAACTGCCAAGGAATTTGATTATCCTCAAGGAAATTCCAATGCAGAAAATTCATACAAGGGCAAAACAGGGATACCCTTCACTCCATTCAATAAATTGATGCTTTCCCTGCGCCACGCTACTCCGCGGTTTTATCTCTCCAGTGAAGTGACTCCTACAAGTAAAATGCTTATCTATCGCAACATCACCGAACGAGTTCAAAAACTCGCACCGTTTTTGACCTATGATACGGATCCCTACATGGTCATCGATTCTGGACGCATTAAGTGGATTATTGATGCATACACCACCTCTAATGCACTTCCTTATTCCCACGTCTATCCTGATCAAGATTTTAATTACATTCGGAATTCCGTCAAAGTTGTTATTGATGCTTATGATGGAACGGTGGATTTCTATGCCGTGGACCCTAATGATCCCATTTTAAAAACCTACATGAAAATATTTCCTGGAGTTTTCAAAGACCAGTCAGCCCTTCCGCCCAGCCTGGTAGCCCACCTGCGTTATCCCGAAACCCTTTTCAGCATTCAAAGCAACATGCTTGAAAACTTTCATATGACCAATGCCTCAGTATTTTACAATAAAGAAGATGCTTGGAATATTGCTCAAGAACTGTTTGACCAAGAACCCCAAAATGTTGCCCCTTATTACACCATTATGAAGATTCCCGGTGAAGATAAGCCTGAGTTTGTATTGATGCTTCCTTTTACGCCGGCCTCAAGTGCTACCAATACAAGAAATAATATGATTGCCTGGATGGCAGCACGAATGGACGGTGAACATTATGGTGAGCTGGTACTGTATAAGCTTCCCAAAAATTTTGAAATTGACGGCCCCTTACAGATTGAATCCAGGATCGATCAAGACCCAGGAATTTCTGAGCAGCTCTCCTTATGGGATCAAAAAGGCTCCCGAGTTATTCGAGGCAATCTCTTAGCCCTTCCCATCGGCGGAAACTTTCTTTATGTCGAACCTATTTATCTGCAATCAGATAAAGGCGGTAGTATTCCAGAAATGAAACGAGTGATTTTGGCATATCAAGATCGTTTAGTGATGACTGAAAATCTGGGAGCAGCTCTCACCCAGCTTTTCGGAGACGGTGCTCCTCAACCGACAACACCTGGACAAAGCACAACTTCGACGCCTCCTGTCACTCAGAATGAAACGCAAGTTAACCAAGGCACTATCAACATTACCTCCGTACTTGATCAAATGAATCAAATCCGTGAACTGCTGGACAACTTGGAAGCTCAGCTGAAAGGGTTACAGGTACAAGAGCAAACCTCTCCAGAAAACTCAGCAGAAAACTCCACTATAGCAAACCAATAA
- a CDS encoding ATP-binding protein produces MKSVKDILNGNLLSEIPSTGNSVKNEIDALPASEVFKCPICQDRGIILEGDVAYPCSCMQTKKLENQFRHARISRELMNCRFDKFRFDYYSSSASDQSHSEGAIKALNAAKSFVKECLHSPYGLGILFTGPVGSGKTYLAASIANELMAANRKVLFLVVPDLLDELRATYKSELNELDLLDSARTIPILILDDLGAHNYTDWTKNRLYSIINYRLNEHLPTVITSNLPLEEMEDYIGLRTTSRIIQSSRIFRLTVPKDIRFQIYEEREGRK; encoded by the coding sequence ATGAAAAGCGTCAAAGATATTTTGAACGGTAATCTTTTATCAGAGATACCTTCAACGGGAAATTCAGTAAAAAATGAAATAGATGCTTTGCCTGCCTCTGAAGTGTTTAAATGCCCTATTTGCCAGGACCGAGGAATTATTCTGGAGGGGGACGTTGCCTATCCCTGCAGCTGTATGCAAACGAAAAAACTAGAGAATCAATTTCGTCATGCTCGAATTTCTCGAGAATTGATGAACTGCAGATTTGATAAGTTTCGATTTGACTATTATTCCTCGTCAGCATCCGACCAAAGTCATAGTGAAGGAGCGATTAAGGCCTTAAATGCCGCCAAGAGCTTCGTCAAGGAGTGTCTGCATAGCCCTTATGGTCTGGGAATTCTTTTTACAGGACCTGTAGGATCTGGAAAAACATATCTGGCAGCTTCCATAGCTAATGAATTAATGGCGGCCAATCGCAAGGTATTGTTTCTGGTAGTGCCAGATCTCTTGGATGAACTGAGAGCGACTTATAAATCCGAACTCAATGAGCTGGACTTATTGGATTCGGCCCGGACAATTCCGATTTTGATTTTGGATGATCTTGGTGCCCATAACTATACTGACTGGACGAAAAACAGACTGTATTCCATCATTAATTATCGTTTGAATGAGCATCTCCCTACGGTCATTACTTCCAATCTGCCCCTGGAAGAAATGGAAGACTATATTGGGCTACGGACCACATCCCGAATCATTCAATCTTCCCGGATTTTCAGATTAACCGTCCCAAAAGATATTCGCTTTCAGATTTACGAAGAGCGTGAAGGCAGAAAATAA